The segment CCGACGCCCAGATCGCCAAACTGCTGGGCACCACCAAGTCGACGATCGACAGCGTGCGCAACCGCACCCACTGGAACAGCCCCAACATCAAGCCGGTCGATCCGGTGACCCTGGGCCTGGTCGGTCAGTTGGTCCTGGACGACCTGATCTCCAAAGCGGCCGAAAAGAAGAACCGCGACGACGCCAAAAAGGGCGGACCGGCGCTGGAGCCGATCGCTTCGGAACCCGTCGAGCCGGAATTCGTGCCCGAGGAGCGCGAGCGTCGCACCGCCGAACCCACGGCCGCCTCCGTGTTCGGCAACCGAGAGTAGGTTTACTGCGGGTAGGCCGCGCTGCGCGGCCGGTACCAGCTGGGGGATGCGGGGGGCGCACAGTTCCGCTGCATCCCCAGCCCCTTCAGATAGGCCCGGCGCGACCGCCCGGCCTGGATCGCGGACTGCACATGTCGGCTGTGTTGTTCGGCCCCCGACAGCTGCCGGACCCAGTTCCGCCCGGGAATGAAGTCGGTCACGCTGTTGCGGATCGCATCCAGCGCCGCGCGCGCGGCCGCGTCCTGGGCCCGCTCGCTCATCAGGGTCCCGTCGTCGTGCGGCGGCTCATCGGTGTCCGGACCCAGCGCATCGTTCAGGCGGATGACCTCGGCCGCGATCGTGGTGCACTGGTTCAGGTTGCGGGTGTCATAGGGATTGCCCTCCGCCTGCAGCAGGACGGTGGGGATGAACTCGCGCCTCAGATTGAAGTCGTTCAGCGGGGCCGTGACCGCCGCGCCCACGCCGTCGCGCACCTGGGTCGCCGCCGAACAGCCCACAAGAGCCACGGCCACCAGGGCCGACATGACGCCGAGCTTCACCAAGACCGTACTCCGACCACCCCGTCCCGCACGCTTCCACCGTCATGTCCCGGAAGGCAAGACCGCACCGACGTCACGATCGACCGCGTCGGGCGCGATCGCGCGACAGAATGCGGATGGTACGTCCTCTCGGGCTCGAACCGAGGACCCTCTGATTAAAAGTCAGATGCTCTAACCAACTGAGCTAAGGACGCGCATCGCTGCTGAACGGCGACGCCGTTTCGCGGTTGCGCCTTCTGGTGCATCGCAGCAGCCGGGTCAAGGCCGGTTGCCGCTTTCGTGGATTCAGGCGGCGTTGTGCTCCGGGGCCTCGTCTTCGACGGAGGCGCACGCTTCAGCCAGGGTTTGGGCCAGCAGGACCGGATCGATCGGCTTGGTCAGGAAGGCGTAGACACCCGTCGCGTCCCAGACCGCGCGGTGCACATCCATGGCGTTGGCCGTCAGCGCAATCAGCGGCGTGCTGCGGTTCAGGTCTGACCGCCGGATCTGGGCCGAGGCCTCGAGCCCGTCCATCACCGGCATCTGCATGTCCATCAGTATGGCATCGAACCGCTGGCTCGCCGCGGCCTCGACCGCCTCCGCGCCGTTTTCGACCAGAACGAGATTGCAGCCGTGCGGCTCCAGCAGCAGGGCCAGGATCCGGCGGTTCACGGCGTGGTCGTCCGCCGCCAGGATGATCTTGCCGGCGAGAGAGCCGCTGGTGACGGCCCGACGCTTCGGCTCCGGAATGGCGGCCTCGGCCACCTCGACGGGCAGGGTCAGGGTAAAGGTCGAACCCTTGTTCTCTACGCTTGCGGCAGTCAGCTGCCCGCCCATGATCTCGGCCAGGCGACGGCTGATGGCCAGTCCCAGACCGGTACCGCCGTATTTCCGGGTCGTGCCCGCATCGACCTGTTCGAAACTGTTGAAGATGTTCGCCAGCCGATCGGCGGGAATGCCGCATCCCGTGTCTGCAACCGACACCACCAGGTGACCCGGCCCGGCCTGCCAGTCGACCGAAAGGGTGATGGCGCCATGCTCGGTGAACTTCACCGCATTGGACAGCAGGTTGAAAAGCATCTGCTGCAGCCGCAGGGGGTCGGTGCGAATGCGGGCCGGTGTCCGGTCCGAAATCATCACCTTCAGCCGCACGCTGTTGGCGCTGGCCTTGGGCTCCCACAGCCGGACCAGCGAACCGATCTTTTCGCGCAGATCGATATCGGCCATCTCCAGCTGCATCTTGCCGGCTTCGATCTTGGAAAAGTCCAGCACGTCGTTGAGCAGGCCGACGAGCACGTCACCCGCATCCAGCAGCATGGAGACATGTTCCCGCTGCTGGCGGTCGAGGCGCGTCCGGCGCAGAAGATTGGCGGCCGAGATCACGGCATTCATCGGCGTGCGAATCTCGTGGCTGACGACGGCCAGAAAGTCGGACTTGGCGGCGCTGGCGATCTCGGCCTTTCTGCGTTCGGCCCGCGCCTCGTCATTGGCTTCCTGCATGGCGCGTGTGGTCATGGAGCTCTGGCGGGCGGCGACGATCAGATGGGTCATGTACAGAACGCCACCGATGGCGATCAGCAAGTCCTGGGGCTGGCGCCCCAGAATGGCTCCCATGATCGGCAAACCCAGGAAATAGAGACCGTGAGGGATGACCGCCGACAGCAGCAGCGCTCGCATATGGTGCATATGCAGGCTGACGTGCAGAAGACCTCCGGCCACCTGGATCATGGCGAACAGCCGTCCCGCCTCGCCGGCGGTCATCCACAGATAGGCAGAGATGCCCGAGAAGATGATGACATTCAGGCTGGTGGTGGCACACATCGCCACGCGATAGGCCTGCGTGGGATTGATCTCTGGATTGCGCCGGATGGGTCGGCATACCAGCCAGTCGATGAACTGGCCCACCAGAACCGCCCCGAACCAGACGGCGGGCCAGAAGGATTTCGACAGGAAACAGGCCGTCCCGGCGATGAACAGGGCAAGGGCGATCCGCGTCTTCAGCTCACGAAAGCGAACCTGCGCGATCATGGAATAGCCGTTGGCGGTCATTGCGCACCTCTCTTCACCGAACACCATAAGCTGAAAGAGACGAAGGATTGGTTTCCGTCAGGCTGAACGGGCGTGACCCCGGCGCGGTGTCGCGTTATGGAACGGGCCGGAGCACGGGGCGTTTCGACGCCGATCCGGGGGAGATGCAGATGAAGTCATTGATGTTTGTTGCGGCGATCGGGGTGGCCGCCCTGACCCTGTCGGCCTGTGACGAGCCCTATCGGGAGGAGACCGGGACGGCGTCGCAGCCCATGGAAACGCCGGTTGCGCCGTCAGCGGCCGACCAGACCGCACCCGTCACCGACACGACCGCGCCGACGACGCCATCGACGACCACCCTGCCTGCCGACGAACGGTCTTCGGAACAGTCGGTTCAGCCGGAAAGCGAAACCCTGTTCTATTGAGCCGTTGCCGCAACGTCGTCGCGATCGGGTCTCACAAGCCGCGCCCGTCGACCGCGGGGGTCGACGATGAAGGATAGAGATTGAGGTTGTGTCGTCACCGCTACGCATTGTGCCTGTCGGCCGTCCTCGTGACGGCGTGCGGCTGGCTGGGCGGTGTTGATGACGCCCATGCCGACCCCCGGGCGCAGGTCCGGGGCGATCTGCCCGCCGATCTTCGGACCCGTCTGGTCCAGGCCATCGGCGCAGTCGACGATGCGCCGGGAAACCGTTTCGAGGCCCGACGCCGCGCCCGCGGGGCGATGGAGTCCGCTGAGGCCCTGCTGCGGTCCGAGGGCTACTACCAGTCGATCCTCGAGGACATCGTCGAGGGCGAGGACGCCCCCGTGGCCATCGTCAGCGTGCGCCCCGGCCCCCGTTTCGTCCTGGCCCCCGCGACGATCCAGTGGGTCGCGCCGGAGCCGGAGCCCGAGGTCATCCAGACGGCCCGGACCGACATCGGACTGACCCCCGGTGACCCCGGTCGGGCCGCCGAGGTCGTCGCCGCCGAGGGTCGGATCATCGCCAGCCTGACGCGCGAAGGCTATCCCGACGCCGCCACCCGGCCGCGCCGCGTGGTGGTCGATCATGCCGCCATGACGGTGCAACCGACCTTCAACATCAGCTCCGGTGCCCTGGTGCGTCTGGACGGCGTCCGCGTGGAGACCCGGGGACCGACCAATCCCGAGTGGGTCGCCAACCTGGCCCCCTGGAGCGCGGGCCAGCGCTACGATCCCGAACTGGTCGGCGAGCTGGAGCGACGCCTGCTGGAAACCGGCGTCTATGACGGGGTGGCCGTGGCCCTGACCGGCCCGGACCAGACCACGCCCGACGGCAACCGCCCGATCGTGGTGACCCTGACCGATCGCCCCCGCAGGATCCTCGAGGCCGGTGCCACCTTCTCCACCGCCGAGGGATCGGGGGTCGAAGGTCTGTGGACCTGGTACAACCGCTTCGGTCGAGCCGACACCCTGCGGTTTCAGGCGCGCATCGCCAATGTCGACAGCCGGATCGGGGCCGACCTGTCCCTGCCCCACTGGCGCGCGCCGGGCCAGACCCTGGCCCTGTCCGCCGCCGTCGTGAACGAGGACACCGACGCCTATATCCGCACGGCCGGGGTCCTGTCCGCCGACCTGCGCCAGCGCCTCGGCAAGACGTCCTGGTACAGTTATGGCGTCGGCCTGGACTTCGGCCGATACGACGAAGGCCGGTTCGATCCGGTCACCCGGCTGCCGGTCAGCCTCGATCGCGACCTCGCCCTCTTCACCGGCCGCATCAGCGCCTATATCGATCAGTCGAACGATCCGCTGAACCCCGCGAACGGGTGGCGACTGACCGTCAATATCCAGCCGACCGCCGTGGCGGGCGAGGACACCATCCTGTTTTTGCGCAGCGAGGCCCAGATCACCGGCTACCGGCCGCTGGACCCGCGCAACCGGACGGTCCTGGCAGGCCGCATGAGACTGGGCTCCATCCTCGGCGGCAGCGAGCTCAGCGCGCCGTCCGATCGCCTGTTCTTCTCGGGTGGCGGCGGCTCGGTGCGCGGCTACGAATACCAGGGCGTCGGCCCGCGTCTGCCCGACAACACCCCGCGCGGCGGCATCTCCCTGTTCGAGGTTTCCGCCGAGGTCCGCCGCGATCTGGGCCGGAATTTCGGCGCCGTGGCCTTCATCGACGCGGGATCCATCGGTTTCGACGAAACCCCGGACTTCTCGAACCTGCGCTATTCGGTCGGTGTCGGTGGCCGCTACACCCTGTCCTTCGGCCCCATCCGCGCCGACATCGCCATTCCCCTGGACAAGCGTGAAGGCGACGCCAGCTTCCAGGTCTATGTCAGCATCGGTCAGGCGTTTTGACCGATCCGGGCCCCGAAACGCCCGAGGTCGAGACGCCGACGAAGGCCGAAAGGCGCCGTCGCACGCGCCTTCAGGCCTTTGGCTTCATCGCCGGTCTGGTGCTGGTCGGTCTGGCGGCCCTCGCCCTGATCCTGGCGGTCGGCGGACGGATGTATCTGGTCTCGGGTCCCGGCCGCGATCTGATCACCAGCTTCATCGCCGGCAAGAAGATCAGCCGCTATGGCCGCATAAACGTTGAGGGGTTGACGGGCGACCTGTTCGACGACTTCACCCTGGCGCGCGTCACCGTCACCGACAGGGACGGCGTCTGGCTGGAAGCGAGCGATGTCCGCGTGGACTGGGATTTCTGGCCACTCGTCACACGCCGGTTCCATGCGACCGACATCAGCGCCCGGTCCATCCGCCTGCTGCGCCGCCCGACGCTCGATCCGCCCGACGGCAAGCCGCCGCAGCCCAGCCCCATCGGCGTCGACATCGACCGGTTCTCGGCCGACGTCGAACTTCTAGAAGGCTTTTCGAAGGAATACGGCAAATGGCGTCTGAACGGCGACGCCCTGATCCCGCGTCTCGGCAACAAGTCGGCCTCCCTGAACGCCTACAGCCGGAACCGGCCCGGCGACTATCTGCGCGTCACCACCACCTTCGGCGGCAAGATCGAGGACCTGCGCCTGAACCTTCGCGCCAGCGAGGCCCAGGGCGGTCCCCTGGCCGGGTCGCTGGGCTATTCGCCGGACCAGCCCTTCTCCGCCGTCGCCGTGGTGAATGGAGAGATCGTCAATGCCACCCTCCAGACGGGGCCGTTCGTCCCCCTGACGGTACGGGGCCGCTATGGCGTCGCGGGATCGCGGATCTCCGGCTATTTCGACTTCAGTGGCTCGGATCTGCTGGAGCCCTTCGTGCAGCGGATCGGGCGGACGGCCCGGTTCGGCTTCGCCTCGGTGCCGACGGCCGAGGACGGGAACGTCCAGGGCATGGCCTGGCGGCTGATCGCCGACAATCTGACCTCCAGCGCGCGCGGGATCATCGACCTGAAGACCCAGACGGCCGACGACGGCGTCGCCGTGTCCATCTCCACGGGATCGATGTCCCGGCTGGCGGGCACCACCATCGGCGGGGCAGCGACCTATTCGGCGATGTTCACGGGCGATGCGAAAGTCTGGAAACTCGACGGCAATGTCCGCCTGTCGAACGCCGACATCGCCAGCTATGCGGCCGGCCAGGTGTCCGGCCCGCTCGATTTCGCCGCCGACAACGGCCGTTTCACCCTGGGCGGCGACCTGTCGGTGACGGGCGGTCGCAGCGCCGGGATCGTCGGCGCCCTGCTGGGGTCCCGACCGCGCTTCAAGTTCGCCGCCGCCCGCGCGAAGGACGGCGCGATCCTGCTGGAAGACATCGACGCGCGCGGCCAGGCCCTGACCCTGACCGGCTCGGGCGGTCGCAACCTGCTGGGCGGCCTGGACTTCCGGGGCCGGGCCGAGATCACCGACGTCGGCCGCCTTCGCCCCGGCGCGCGCGGCACATTCGGCGGACCGATCCAGGCGTCCTCGGCCCGATCGGGCGCACCCTGGCGTCTGACCTTCGACGGTCGTGCCGCGCGTCTGGCCACGGGCATGGCCGAGCTGGATCGCCTGCTGGGCGCCACTCCCCGCCTGCAACTGGGCGGTGCCCTGAATGGCGGACGCATCGAGGTCGAGCAGGGCCTGCTGACGGGGGCGGCGGGCCGGGCCAGCGCGAAGGGCCTGATCGAGTCGGCCGGGCGCCTGCGCCTGGCGCTGGACTGGAATGCCCAGGGGCCCTTCGGCGTGGGGCCGGTCGCGATCGACGGAGCCATGACCGGCAATGGTGCCCTGACCGGCACCCTCGCCCGGCCCCGCGCCGACCTGACCGCGACCTTCGCCAGCGTCGCCGCCGGGGCCCTGACCCTGACCGACACCCATCTGATCCTAAGCTTCCGCAAGGGTGCGGACGCCTCGGATGGCCGCGTCGTGCTCACGGCCGGTTCGAACTACGGCCCGGCGACCGCCTCGGGCAATTTCTACCTCGGCGGCAGTGCGCTCCGCCTGACCGACGTCGATCTGAACGCAGGCGGCGTCACCGCCCAGGGGGCCCTGGCCCTGAACAACAATACGCCGTCCAGCGCGGACCTGACCTTCACCGCGCGGCCGGGGGCCTTCCTGACGTCCGGCACGGCGGAAGGCCGCATCCGCCTCACCGACGGTCCGGGCAGCGAGAGCGCCATTCTGGACGTGACCGGCCGCGACCTCAGTTTCTCCGGATCGCCCTATGTGATCCGCCGCATCAGTCTGGACGGACGCGGTACCCTCGACCGCCTGCCCTTCCGCGTCGTCGCCGACGTCGGGGGACCGACCCCGGTCTCCTTCGACGGCACCGGCGTATACGCGCACCAGGACACGGCCCGGAGCCTGACCCTGTCCGGCAACGGTCGCGTGCGCGAGGTGGCCTTCGCCACTCGCAGCCCGGCGGTGATCGCCCTGGCCGGCGACGGTCGGGTGGTCCGCGTCGACATGACGGTCGGCGGCGGCATCCTGCTGGGCGAGATGCGCCAGGATGCCGGAGCGGCCGTGATCCAGGCCGATCTGACCAGCGTCGAACTGGGCTCCATCGCGCCCGATCTCGGCGGCCGGGTCACGGGCCGGGTCTCCCTGCGCGGTTCGGGCGACGACCTGTCGGGCTCCGCCAACGTCACCCTGGCCCAGTTGCGCAGCGTCGATGCCCCGCGCGGCCTGTCGGTCGATGGCTCGGTCAATGCGACCCTGGTCAACAACACGCTGCGCATCCAGGCCAATGCGGCCGGGACCGACGCCGTGCGCGCCACCGCCGATGTCACCCTGCCGGTCGAGGCCTCGGCTGCCCCGCTGCGCCTCGCCATCAACAAGACCCGGCCCATGTCCGGCGAAGTGGTGGTCAACGGACAGATCCAGCCGATCTGGGACGTCTTCTTCGGCGGCGAGCGCACCCTGGCCGGTCAGGTCGACGGTCGCGCCATCCTGAACGGCACGATAAACGCCCCCCTGATCACCGGTCGCCTGAACCTGGCCCAGGGCCGGTTCCGCGACAATGGCACGGGCCTGGTGCTGAACGACGTCACCCTGGCCAGCCGGTTCGACGACACGACGGCGCTGATCCAGACCTTCACTGCCACCGACGGCGCGGGCGGCACCGTCTCGGGCGACGGCCGCATCGGCCTGCGCCAGGGCTCCGGCTCCAGTTTCCAGCTGGCCCTGACCCGTTTCCGGATCATCGACAACGACATCGCCCAGGGGCGCGCGACCGGCCCCCTGACCGTCACGCGCGGGGCCGACGGCAACATCCAGCTGGCGGGTCAGATGGCGATCGACGAGGCCCGGATCGAGGCCAATCCCCCGGTTCCCAGCGGCGTCACCGCCATGGACGTCGTCGAGATCAACCGGGCGGGAGGCGACCCGGCCGGGAGCGATGAGGTCACCACCCATCGCGGGCCCCAGATCGGTCTGGACATTCGTCTGCGCTCGACCGGCAATGCCGTGCGCGTGGTTGGACGCGGCCTGAACGTCTATCTCAGCGTCAATGCGCGGGTGCGCGGCACGGTCGCCCGGCCGACCCTCAGCGGCACGGCGCGGATCGTGCGCGGCGACTATGATTTCGCGGGCAAGCGGTTCGTGTTCGACGATCGCGGCTCCGTCGCCCTGTCCACCGATCCGGCGCGGATCCGGCTGAACCTGGCGGCTGTGCGCGAGGACCCGGCCCTGGCCGCCACCATCCGCGTGACCGGCACCGCCGCCCTGCCCGTCATCGTCCTGACCTCGACACCCCAGCTGCCCCAGGACGAGATCCTGTCCCAGGTCCTGTTCGGCCGCTCGGCCTCGCAGCTGTCGCCGTTCGAGGCGGCGCAGCTGGCAGCCGGGGTGGCGTCCCTGGCGGGCGGCGGCGGCTTCGACGTGATCGGCAATCTGCGCGAACTGGCCGGTCTGGACCGGCTGTCATTCAGTGGCGAGGCCTCGGCCCTGACCGTCTCGGGCGGTCGCTACATCACCGACGACGTCTATCTGGAGATCATCGGCGGAGGTGAAGGCGGCGCGGCCGTCAACGTCGAATGGCAGGTGCGCCGGAACGTGGCCATCAGCTCCCGGTTCGGCGGCCAGGGCGACGCCACCCTGTCGATCCGGTGGCGGCGTCAGTCGCGGGTGCCGGGGGCGGCCGCCGGTGATGACGACCGCCGCCCGAATCGTCCGTCAGATTAGCGGGCGCTTTCCATCTGCAGCCGGTCCAGCCGCCCGATGCCGCGAAGGCCCGCGATCAGCAGGATCAGCTGGACCACCATGACGATCAGCGACAGGGCGATCTGCCATATCGGGGTCGCCGGGATATTGGGCATGGCGCTGGCGATCAGAGGCGTCGCCGCCGTCGATACGATCCCGAAAATCACGAGGACCATGAACAGGATGGCCAGCATCTTGCCGGGGTTCCGCCACTGGACCACGCCAAGGATCAGCTGAAGCGCGGCGAACCCGCCCGCGGTCCACAGCCCGATCTGGACGCTGGCCGCAGCGGAGGCGGCACCCGCCGGATTGGCAGCGCTGGCGGCGTCCACGGCCGCCTGGAGTTCGGCAGGATTGGCCACAGCCCATGCGAGGCTTACGACGCCGACCAGTGCGCCGATGAACATGGCCACTGCGCTGGCCCGTGCCGCGCTTTCGGCCTCGGCCTCGGTGGTGATCGGGCTGCCCGGGTTGAAGGCCTTGATCCAGTCGGTCATCGAAATCCTCCCAAAATGACAAGCAGGCTTTACACTCAATCCGGACGTATCGCAAGCCTTCACCTTTCGGATCGGCCCGGCTAAGGTAAGGCCATGCGGATTCTCCCACAGGATCATGCCGCCCTCGACCTGGTCGGGCGGGGCGCGGCGGTCCTGATCGACCGTGCGGTCGCCTGGTCGAACATCAACTCCGGCAGCGACAATCCCGACGGCCTGAACGAAATCCTGGCCCTGCTGGAGGCCGAGGCCGGCCGCCTGCCCGCCGAGGTCGCCCGCATCCCCACCCAGGGCTTTTCCACCGTCGCCGACGACGGCACCGTCCGCTCCCAGGCCCGCGCCGACGCCCTGAAGATCACCGCCCGCCCCGATGCGCCGATCCAGGTCGTCCTGACCGGCCATTATGACACCGTCTACCCGGCCGACAGCGCCTTCCAGACCGTTGTGAGCCGTGCCGACGGGGCCCTGAACGGCCCGGGCATCGCGGACATGAAGGGCGGCATCTCGGTCATGCTCGGGGCCCTGGCCGCCTTCGAAACCCACCCCGATCGCGACGGCGTGGGCTGGACCGTCCTGCTGTCCCCGGACGAGGAGATCGGCTCGCCCGCCTCCGCCCCCCTTCTGGCCGAACTGGGCGCGCGCGGTCATGTCGGCATGACCTACGAACCCGCCCTGGCCGACGGCACCCTGGCGGGGGCGAGGAAGGGCAGCGGCAATTTCCACCTGATCGTCACGGGCAAGGCCGCCCACGCCGGACGCGCCTTCCACGAAGGCGCCAACGCCGTCGCCGGGGCCGCCATCGTCGCCGCCGCCCTTCACGCCCTGAACGGCCGGCGTGAAGGCGTGACGGTCAACGTCGCCCGCATCTCGGGCGGCGGGGCGCTGAACGTCGTCGCCGACAATGCGGTCGTCCGCTTCAACGTCCGCGTCCCGGATGCCCAGGCCGCCGCCTGGATCACCGACGCCATCGCCGAGATCGTCGCCTCGCCCCCGTTCGACGGCCTGACCCTGGACCTGCACGGCGGCATGACCCGCGCGCCCAAGCCGATGGACGCGTCCCAGACCGCCCTGTTCGAGGCGGTGCGCGAGACCGGTGCCCTGCTGGGCCAGACCATCGCCTGGTCGCCCTCGGGCGGCGTCTGCGAGGGCAACAACCTGCACGCCGCCGGCCTGCCCAATATCGACACCCTCGGCGTCCGGGGCGGCCTGATCCATTCGCAGGAAGAGTTCGCCTGGCCCGACAGCTTCGTCGAGCGGGCGCAGCTTTCGACCCTGATGCTGTGCAAGATCGCGTCCGGAGAGATCGACGCGCTGAAGCTGAAGTCGCTGCGGCTCAATCCTCCCCCATCGGGGGAGGTGGCGCGCAGCGCCGGAGGGGGCCCACCACAGACACCGGAGTCCGGGGTTAGCCCCCTCCACCGCGAAGACGCGGTCCCCCTCCCCCAACAGGGGAGGATCACCTGATGCTCGTCATCCGCCCCGCCGGTCCCGCCGACCTGGATCACCTGCTGGAACTGGCCATCCTCTCCGGCCCCGGTTTCACCAGCCTGCCCGAGGACCCGGACCAGCTGGCCGAACGCCTCGACATCAGCCGCGACAGCTTCGCCGGGACCCTGGCCCCCCAGGCCCGGTGGTACACATTGATGATGGAGGAGACCGACACCGGCGACGTGGACGGCATCGCCTCGGTCAAGGCGGCGGTCGGGCTGAACCGGCCCTTCTTCTCGTTCCGGCTCGTGACCAACGCCTCGTCCTCCCCGTCGCTGGACATCAGGCTGGAGCATCAGACGCTGCAGCTGGTCAACGAATGCACCGGCTGGACCGAGGTCGGTTCCCTGTTCCTGAAGGCGGACCGGCGCAAGGGCGGCGCGGGGCGGCTGCTGTCCCAGTCCCGCTACATGCTGATCGGGACCCAGCCCGACCTGTTCGCCGAGACGGTCCTCGCCGAGCTGCGGGGCGTCTTCACCCCCGACGGCGCCTGCCCCTTCTGGGACCATGTGGCGCACAAATTCTTCCCCATGCCGTTCGACCAGGCGGACATGATGACGGGCTCCACCGACAAGCAGTTCATCCTCGACCTCGCCCCGCGCCACCCGATCTACGTCGCGCTGCTGCCCGAGCCGGCCCGCGCCGTGATCGGCAAGGTCCACCCCCAGGGCGTGGCGGCCATGGCCCTGCTGGAAAGCGAGGGCTTTCGCCCCAACGGCCTGATCGACATCTTCGATGCCGGCCCGACCGTCAGCTGTTCCCGCGACCACATCCGCACCGTGCGTGACGCCCGCCGCCTGACGGCTTCTGTGGTCGACGACGTCGAGGCCGAGCTGCCCTCGCTGGTGTCGACCGACAGCGTCGGCGACTTCCGCGCGGTGCGGGGCCGGGCCGCGATCGACGGCGACACCGTGCGCCTGCCCGCCGAGGTGGCGGAGGCCCTGAAAGTCCGCACGGGCGATGTCGTCAGGGTGAAGTCATGACCCCCTCTCCCCGCTCATCCCCGCGAAAGCGGGGACCCAGTGGTCTGGCGGCTCCGACATTGAGAGATCACGCACGTCGGAATCCGACGCCCCGAGCGTCATGAAAGAACTGGGTCCCCGCTTTCGCGGGGATGAGCGGAGTTGTTTGAATGTCCGAGGGACACCTTTATCTGAACGGGGCCTGGACCGAGGGCGCGGGCGACGGCTTCGCCTCTTTCGATCCGGCGACCGAAGCCCGCGTCTGGCGCGGCAACGAGGCCTCGACCCATCAGGTCGGCGCCGCCGTCGAGGCCGCCCGCGCCGCCTTCCCCGACTGGGCCGACCGCCCGCGCACCGAGCGGATCGCGGCCATGAAACGCTATCAGGCCGCGCTCAAGGCCCGCGCCCCCGCCTTCGCCGAAGCCATCTCCAGAGAGACCGGCAAGGCCCTGTGGGAGACCACGGCGGAACTGGGCTCCATGACCGGCAAGGTCGACCTCTCCATCCGCGCCTATGACGAGCGCACCGGCGAGCGCACGGCCGAGACCGCCTTCGGCCACGCCACCCTGCGCCACCGTCCGCACGGCGTCGCAGCGGTGCTGGGCCCGTTCAACTTCCCGGGCCACCTGCCCAACGGCCATATCGTCCCTGCCCTGCTGGCCGGGGATACCGTCGTGTTCAAGCCGTCGGAGGAGACGCCCCACGCCGGTCAGCTGATCACCGAATGCCTTGAGGAAGCCGACCTGCCCGCGGGCGTGTTCAACCTCGTTCAGGGTGGCCGCGACGTCGGGGCCGCCCTGCTGGACCAGCCCATCGACGCCCTGATGTTCACCGGCTCCGGTGCGGCCGGTGCCCATTTCAGGCGCAAGTTCGCCGACGATCCGCACGTCATCCTGGCGCTGGAGCTCGGCGGCAACAATCCGCTGGTCGTCTGGGATGCCGCCGATGCCGAGGCCGTCGCCGGCCTCGTCGTCCAATCCGCTTTCGTCACCACCGGCCAACGCTGCTCGTGCGCGCGCCGCCTGATCGTGCCCGAGGGGGCGTCGGGCGACGCCA is part of the Brevundimonas sp. AJA228-03 genome and harbors:
- the astD gene encoding succinylglutamate-semialdehyde dehydrogenase, yielding MSEGHLYLNGAWTEGAGDGFASFDPATEARVWRGNEASTHQVGAAVEAARAAFPDWADRPRTERIAAMKRYQAALKARAPAFAEAISRETGKALWETTAELGSMTGKVDLSIRAYDERTGERTAETAFGHATLRHRPHGVAAVLGPFNFPGHLPNGHIVPALLAGDTVVFKPSEETPHAGQLITECLEEADLPAGVFNLVQGGRDVGAALLDQPIDALMFTGSGAAGAHFRRKFADDPHVILALELGGNNPLVVWDAADAEAVAGLVVQSAFVTTGQRCSCARRLIVPEGASGDAIVEAVNSLVDRLIFAPWDATPEPYGGPLISQRAAEQALAALQQRIDIGARVIRASGPVGSLPRAFVKPAILDVTGIDVPDEEMFAPFLSVTRVPTFEAAIAAANATRYGLSAGLISDDPAHWDHFIRRIRAGVVNFNRPTTGAAGDMPFGGLGASGNHRPSAYYAADYCAYPVASFEAGAVKNIEGEIKGLRQ